The Streptomyces avermitilis MA-4680 = NBRC 14893 genome contains a region encoding:
- a CDS encoding tetratricopeptide repeat protein: MRRSNRVRRRLDQVLVFTGAAVAAGAGTGVKFVDGGVQALLICLLAGGTGIGAYAANSLRARAGGPPPHVLISHPDGDEPWALWLAWRLRRIGYLTSTRSWAATERTVPPPPEVAPDHELIILSRALDDAGPATEETRPSRTRGRTVLALATTHRDPALTRWAGYEVLSLAGRTAAEAAATVDARLHHAGAGPRPDYTAPHVAGEAEPRYPGEGALVTNLQPRGVSHFTARRTELALLREVLGRVNVSGDGRICAIHGLSGIGKTRLALEYARRYEDLFDVIWMVEASHPPTARASLIALARALQERRERQPGAVAAQEERDPEQTLRRLLLNELPRTKSLLIYDGAEDDSAIRELLPDARNGGQVLITSVSPAWQRIAPHRIALEEFSAEEAVAFLRDASGVDDVTGLGRIVERLGRLPLPLEHAAAYLRQSPDIDSYLRALELPSSLTPPARADVSPSGAEAWILSFNQVEAKDEVAGLLLRLCAFLAPQGIPSYFFDNAADRTDLLPAALCESVTEPARYLRITGTAKSYSLLTGEGQLVMHTRVQAVIREAMTAHERSVHAADAARLVNGWFPEDPDRVRTWPQCVELLPHARVVLGHCRDHSVVDENTATLLQSVGEYFRAQGDHNEAERLLMEALHQRERLRDRSHPLVADTLFCISRLKVLRAELPEARDFAERALDIRTRLLGEGDLRTLDSRLQLGEVLRELGDFAAASAVVEQTIRRLRRRGDADPVKVAESLRDLGVVRWRQGRLPESIGHHREALQLLEQTPGGGERARRDDTASVHEALGLALLDSRDLEAAEHHLRTALAVLKDAKYAEGHPLVLSSSVHLGETLRQRAMRYRGRGDQRAGARERSSPGDLEAARLLGEAKRTFDRVLSAPHMNGDHPDRACALVRYAHLLLDQGNSEAAMTEVTNAHRIYTDKYGSRHPYVAEACYRRALIHKKRGQLQKALEDLETGREIYLGVHPADHPLLRQLDDELQDVSAAATGDHP, encoded by the coding sequence ATGCGCCGTAGTAACCGGGTGCGGCGACGCCTGGACCAGGTACTGGTGTTCACGGGAGCGGCGGTCGCCGCGGGGGCGGGAACAGGGGTCAAGTTCGTCGACGGCGGCGTCCAAGCCCTGCTGATCTGTCTGCTGGCCGGCGGGACCGGCATCGGCGCGTACGCCGCGAACTCCCTGCGCGCCCGCGCCGGCGGGCCCCCGCCCCATGTCCTGATCAGTCACCCGGACGGCGACGAACCCTGGGCACTCTGGCTGGCGTGGCGGCTGCGGCGCATCGGGTATCTGACCTCCACCCGGTCCTGGGCGGCCACGGAGCGTACCGTGCCGCCCCCGCCGGAGGTGGCCCCGGACCACGAACTGATCATCCTCTCCCGGGCGTTGGACGACGCGGGTCCCGCCACGGAGGAGACCCGTCCGTCCCGCACGCGGGGCAGGACCGTCCTGGCCCTGGCGACCACCCACCGCGATCCCGCGCTGACCAGGTGGGCGGGGTACGAGGTGCTCAGCCTGGCGGGCCGCACCGCCGCCGAGGCAGCCGCCACCGTCGACGCCCGGCTGCACCACGCCGGTGCGGGCCCCCGGCCCGACTACACCGCCCCCCACGTGGCCGGCGAGGCCGAACCACGCTACCCGGGCGAAGGCGCCCTGGTCACCAATCTCCAGCCGCGCGGCGTCTCGCACTTCACGGCCCGGCGTACGGAACTCGCCCTGCTGCGGGAGGTCCTGGGCAGGGTGAACGTCTCCGGCGACGGACGGATCTGCGCGATCCACGGCCTGAGCGGCATCGGCAAGACCAGACTCGCACTGGAGTACGCCCGCCGGTACGAGGATCTGTTCGACGTCATCTGGATGGTCGAGGCCAGCCATCCCCCGACCGCGCGGGCGAGCCTCATCGCCCTGGCCCGCGCGCTCCAGGAACGGCGGGAGCGGCAGCCGGGTGCGGTGGCGGCCCAGGAGGAACGCGACCCGGAGCAGACGCTGCGCCGCCTGCTCCTCAACGAGCTGCCCAGGACCAAGTCACTGCTGATCTACGACGGGGCCGAGGACGATTCGGCCATCCGCGAGTTACTGCCCGACGCCAGGAACGGCGGCCAGGTCCTGATCACCTCGGTCAGCCCCGCCTGGCAGCGGATCGCCCCGCATCGCATCGCCCTCGAGGAGTTCTCCGCCGAGGAAGCGGTGGCCTTCCTGAGGGACGCGAGCGGTGTCGACGACGTGACCGGCCTGGGGCGCATCGTCGAACGTCTGGGGCGGTTACCCCTCCCGCTCGAACACGCCGCCGCCTATCTGCGCCAGTCGCCCGACATCGACTCCTATCTGCGCGCGCTGGAGCTGCCCTCCAGCCTGACCCCGCCCGCCCGTGCCGATGTGAGCCCGAGCGGCGCCGAGGCGTGGATCCTCTCCTTCAACCAGGTCGAAGCGAAGGACGAGGTCGCCGGTCTGCTCCTGCGTCTGTGCGCGTTCCTGGCCCCGCAAGGCATCCCCAGCTACTTCTTCGACAACGCGGCGGACCGCACCGACCTGCTCCCGGCGGCGCTCTGCGAGAGCGTGACGGAGCCGGCGCGTTACCTGCGGATCACGGGTACCGCGAAGAGCTACTCCCTGCTGACGGGTGAGGGCCAGCTGGTCATGCACACCAGGGTGCAGGCCGTCATCCGCGAGGCGATGACGGCCCACGAGCGCTCGGTCCACGCGGCCGACGCGGCCCGCCTGGTCAACGGGTGGTTCCCGGAGGATCCGGACCGTGTCAGGACCTGGCCCCAGTGCGTCGAACTGCTCCCGCACGCCCGCGTGGTGCTGGGCCACTGCCGGGACCACTCGGTGGTCGACGAGAACACCGCCACCCTGTTGCAGAGCGTGGGTGAGTACTTCCGGGCGCAGGGCGACCACAACGAGGCGGAGCGGCTCCTGATGGAAGCCCTGCACCAGCGGGAACGCCTCAGAGACCGCTCGCACCCGCTGGTCGCCGACACCTTGTTCTGCATCAGCCGGCTCAAGGTGCTGCGCGCCGAGTTGCCGGAGGCGCGGGACTTCGCCGAGCGCGCCCTCGACATCCGCACCCGGCTGCTCGGCGAGGGGGACCTCCGCACACTCGACAGCCGGTTGCAACTGGGCGAGGTGCTGCGCGAACTGGGTGACTTCGCGGCGGCGTCCGCGGTCGTGGAACAGACGATCCGGCGCCTGCGCAGAAGGGGCGACGCCGACCCGGTGAAGGTGGCCGAGAGCCTGCGCGACCTGGGTGTCGTCCGCTGGCGGCAGGGACGGCTCCCGGAGTCGATCGGCCACCACCGAGAGGCGCTCCAGTTGCTCGAACAGACCCCGGGAGGCGGTGAGCGGGCCCGGCGTGACGACACCGCGTCGGTGCACGAGGCACTGGGGCTGGCCCTGCTCGACTCCCGTGATCTGGAAGCGGCCGAACACCACCTGAGGACCGCGTTGGCCGTCCTCAAGGACGCGAAGTACGCCGAGGGCCACCCCCTCGTCCTGTCCTCCTCCGTCCATCTCGGCGAGACCCTCAGGCAACGGGCGATGCGGTATCGCGGGCGCGGCGACCAGCGCGCCGGTGCCCGGGAGCGTTCGTCCCCGGGGGACCTCGAGGCCGCGCGTCTGCTGGGCGAGGCGAAGCGGACCTTCGACCGCGTACTGTCCGCACCGCATATGAACGGGGACCATCCGGACCGCGCCTGCGCCCTCGTCCGCTACGCGCATCTGCTGCTCGACCAGGGCAACAGCGAAGCGGCCATGACGGAGGTGACGAACGCGCACCGGATCTACACCGACAAGTACGGCTCCCGGCATCCCTACGTGGCCGAGGCCTGCTACCGCAGGGCACTCATCCACAAGAAGCGGGGACAGTTGCAGAAGGCGCTCGAGGATCTCGAAACGGGGCGAGAGATCTATCTGGGCGTGCACCCCGCCGATCATCCCCTGCTGCGGCAACTGGACGACGAACTCCAGGATGTCTCCGCCGCCGCGACCGGAGACCATCCGTGA
- a CDS encoding glycogen debranching N-terminal domain-containing protein, which translates to MIDSASPEVGLQPFLHTRVICLAAPSFALSATDGQLRGTGVDGFYDQDRRLLHTLRVLVNGQEPEPVDHGQQGPREAVFRAMCRQPGDPTSAPWLLVTRERAVRRPGSGESGDVIRLHNVNSQEARFTLSVVAATDLADVATVKAGAPVDDVGCEQVEGVARGVRWLCPRDKSRVLLRAEALTTSADGRTAPAGGLPKPELLLDREHPGRAEFRWQLCLQPDEEWSVRLLLQGKTTTVAGHPVPPRLGVPWQTPEVTGHERMAALLKRGLADLEALRLAERSSAAGEREDQFVAAGCPWFLGLFGRDSIWAARMMLPLGTDLARGTLWTLARRQGERHDSFTEEAPGRILHELRPAETRHGDGMVLPARYYGSVDATPLFVVLLHEAWKWGLPEKELKLLLPHARAAMKWVEGAMGGDHLIRYGKGRANGLLHQGWKDSPDAVRDAEGRHIEPPIALCEVQGYAYQAAMAYSDILTALGDGGGEAERWQERACRLRAAFHRSFWITEPKGRRYPAIAVDAEGHPVSGLTSNMGHLLNSGILLDDEERRQVAEALVSEELRTPWGIRTRSARLPGFNPFSYHGGSVWAHDSAIAVHGLATAGFAAEAAALIDGMLDAAAHFDHQLPELYAAYPSPRFGRPAPFPPSCRPQAWAAASATLLCSAMLGLEADVPRRRLTVRPIAPSLMGLNSPYSVRGLRLGADTVDVRVDTHGGTEVLGIDGKHWHIAAPAPCTT; encoded by the coding sequence GTGATCGACTCCGCCTCCCCCGAGGTCGGCCTCCAGCCGTTTCTGCACACCAGGGTGATCTGCCTGGCCGCCCCGTCGTTCGCGCTGTCGGCCACCGACGGACAGTTGCGGGGCACCGGAGTCGACGGCTTCTACGACCAGGACCGGCGGCTGCTCCACACGCTGAGAGTGCTCGTCAACGGGCAGGAACCGGAGCCGGTCGACCACGGCCAGCAGGGTCCCCGCGAGGCCGTGTTCCGGGCGATGTGCCGACAGCCCGGCGATCCGACGTCGGCCCCCTGGCTGCTGGTCACCCGGGAACGTGCGGTGCGGCGGCCGGGAAGCGGGGAATCGGGCGACGTCATCCGGCTGCACAACGTCAACTCTCAGGAGGCGCGGTTCACCCTCTCCGTGGTGGCCGCGACCGATCTCGCCGACGTCGCCACGGTCAAGGCGGGAGCCCCGGTCGACGACGTCGGCTGCGAGCAGGTGGAGGGCGTCGCCCGAGGCGTGCGCTGGCTGTGCCCGCGGGACAAGAGCCGGGTCCTGCTCCGCGCCGAGGCCCTCACCACGTCGGCGGACGGCCGGACGGCACCGGCGGGCGGCCTGCCCAAGCCGGAGCTCCTGCTCGACCGGGAGCACCCCGGCCGTGCGGAGTTCCGCTGGCAGCTGTGCCTTCAGCCGGACGAGGAGTGGTCCGTACGCCTGTTGCTCCAGGGCAAGACCACCACCGTGGCGGGCCATCCCGTACCACCTCGGCTCGGCGTGCCCTGGCAGACCCCGGAGGTGACCGGGCACGAGCGCATGGCGGCGTTGCTGAAGAGGGGACTGGCCGATCTGGAGGCGTTGCGCCTCGCCGAGCGGAGCAGCGCCGCCGGGGAGCGTGAGGATCAGTTCGTGGCTGCCGGATGTCCCTGGTTCCTGGGTCTGTTCGGCCGCGACAGCATCTGGGCGGCCCGGATGATGCTTCCGCTCGGCACGGATCTCGCCCGCGGCACGCTGTGGACCCTGGCCCGTCGCCAGGGGGAGCGGCACGACTCGTTCACCGAGGAGGCCCCCGGACGCATCCTGCACGAACTGCGTCCGGCCGAGACACGGCACGGGGACGGCATGGTCCTGCCGGCCCGCTACTACGGCTCCGTGGACGCGACACCGCTCTTCGTCGTGCTGCTGCACGAAGCCTGGAAATGGGGTCTTCCCGAGAAAGAACTGAAGCTGCTGCTGCCCCACGCCCGGGCCGCCATGAAATGGGTGGAGGGCGCCATGGGCGGCGACCACCTGATCCGCTACGGCAAGGGCAGGGCCAACGGCCTGCTCCACCAGGGCTGGAAGGACTCTCCCGACGCGGTCCGCGACGCCGAGGGACGGCACATCGAGCCGCCCATCGCCCTGTGCGAGGTGCAGGGCTACGCTTACCAGGCGGCGATGGCGTACAGCGACATCCTCACCGCCCTCGGGGACGGGGGCGGTGAGGCCGAGCGGTGGCAGGAGCGCGCCTGCCGACTGCGCGCCGCCTTCCACCGGTCCTTCTGGATCACCGAGCCCAAGGGCCGGCGCTATCCGGCCATCGCCGTCGACGCCGAAGGGCACCCCGTCAGCGGACTGACCTCCAACATGGGGCATCTGCTGAACTCCGGGATCCTCCTCGACGACGAGGAACGCCGGCAGGTGGCCGAGGCCCTCGTCTCGGAGGAACTGCGGACGCCCTGGGGAATCCGCACCCGTTCCGCTCGGCTGCCGGGGTTCAATCCCTTCAGCTATCACGGGGGTTCGGTCTGGGCGCACGACTCGGCCATCGCGGTCCACGGGCTCGCCACCGCGGGGTTCGCCGCCGAGGCCGCGGCGCTGATCGACGGCATGCTCGACGCGGCCGCGCACTTCGACCACCAACTGCCCGAGCTCTACGCCGCCTACCCCTCACCCCGCTTCGGCCGGCCGGCCCCGTTCCCGCCGTCCTGCCGCCCCCAGGCGTGGGCAGCGGCCTCGGCCACGCTCCTCTGCTCCGCGATGCTCGGTCTCGAAGCCGACGTTCCGCGCCGCCGGCTGACGGTACGGCCGATCGCGCCCTCGCTCATGGGCCTGAATTCCCCCTACTCTGTTCGGGGGTTGAGGCTCGGTGCGGACACGGTGGACGTCCGCGTCGACACCCACGGCGGCACCGAGGTGCTCGGCATCGACGGCAAGCACTGGCACATCGCCGCCCCCGCCCCCTGCACGACCTAA
- a CDS encoding ABC transporter permease, with product MTSPTAVDPTPGARNPSPSEHTAPRPRRRPAPRRTWRQALRRDWQLYSLVVLPLLFLLVFRYLPMIGNAIAFRRFEPGGSMLGERWVGLRYVRMFLTDPTFWQVFTNTMWLGALTLVFCFPVPIVLALLLNEVRTRALKRFVQSVSYLPHFLSIVIVAGVTMQMLATDGPVNHALKAFGQAPVRFLQEPDWFRAVYVGSEIWQTAGWGTILYLAALTTIDEDLYEAARIDGAGRWKQIWHVALPGIRPTMITLLILNIGTFMAVGFEKVLLLYNPLTYPTADVISTYLYRTGVESNSFSYAAAIGLFEAVIGLVLIFSANQLSRRTVGTSLW from the coding sequence ATGACCAGCCCCACCGCTGTGGACCCCACGCCCGGCGCGCGGAATCCATCGCCGTCCGAGCACACTGCACCCCGGCCGCGCCGGCGGCCCGCACCCCGCCGCACCTGGCGGCAGGCGCTGCGCCGTGACTGGCAGCTGTATTCGCTGGTCGTGCTGCCGCTGCTGTTCCTGCTGGTGTTCCGCTATCTGCCGATGATCGGCAACGCCATCGCCTTCCGTCGCTTCGAACCGGGCGGCTCCATGCTGGGCGAGCGGTGGGTCGGCCTGCGCTATGTGCGCATGTTCCTGACCGATCCGACGTTCTGGCAGGTGTTCACCAACACGATGTGGCTGGGCGCGCTGACCCTGGTGTTCTGCTTCCCGGTGCCGATCGTGCTGGCGCTGTTGCTCAACGAGGTCCGCACCCGTGCGCTGAAACGTTTCGTGCAGTCGGTGTCGTACCTTCCGCACTTCCTGTCCATCGTGATCGTCGCGGGCGTCACCATGCAGATGCTCGCCACCGACGGCCCGGTCAACCATGCCCTGAAGGCGTTCGGCCAGGCGCCCGTCAGGTTCCTTCAGGAGCCCGACTGGTTCCGCGCGGTCTACGTCGGCTCGGAGATCTGGCAGACCGCGGGCTGGGGCACCATCCTCTACCTCGCCGCCCTCACCACCATCGACGAGGACCTGTACGAGGCCGCGCGCATCGACGGAGCGGGCCGCTGGAAGCAGATCTGGCACGTCGCCCTGCCCGGCATCCGCCCCACCATGATCACGCTGCTGATCCTCAACATCGGCACGTTCATGGCCGTCGGCTTCGAGAAGGTCCTGCTCCTCTACAACCCGCTGACGTATCCCACCGCCGACGTGATCTCCACGTACCTCTACCGCACCGGCGTCGAGTCCAACAGCTTCAGCTACGCCGCGGCCATCGGCCTGTTCGAAGCGGTCATCGGCCTGGTCCTGATCTTCTCCGCCAACCAGCTCTCGCGCCGCACAGTGGGGACCAGCCTGTGGTGA
- a CDS encoding glycosyltransferase family 4 protein, with the protein MHWAFPPTVGGVESHLADYAGRLTRRGYQVTLLTGEARPQPVDRVEILTHPLLRLAEYHHAALGENSRTGRWLTPVEQRRAAELHEWLARVVDARDIRIVHGHNLHHFSPVPALALNRLREQSGTTLLHTYHSVWPEDPWTAQFCRSWDGHYVVSDYLAFACRTHLGIRARRTYLGIATDRFRSLPPPRSDGPHTVLLPARLIPNKGAELAVRMLDTLRRTGLSVRLVLTSPQEVVDWHEEQQGFLDRLNRLIDGLGLRPHVDLVPTPKELMPRLYARAHVVVYPSDYPEPLGLAPLEAMSAGRPVVVTATGGLPEAVLHDRTGYVVTPGDLEQLSDRVRRLLLDPALSKRLGREGRRHVERQFNLDTYVDKMCANYSALLDERVEGLPRIG; encoded by the coding sequence GTGCACTGGGCCTTTCCCCCTACGGTCGGGGGTGTCGAGTCACATCTCGCCGACTACGCCGGCCGGCTGACCCGCCGGGGATACCAGGTGACCCTGCTGACCGGTGAGGCCCGGCCGCAGCCCGTCGACCGGGTCGAGATCCTCACACATCCGCTGCTGCGGCTCGCGGAGTACCACCATGCCGCCCTGGGTGAGAACAGCCGCACGGGAAGGTGGCTGACGCCGGTCGAACAGCGTCGGGCGGCCGAACTCCACGAGTGGCTCGCCCGGGTCGTGGACGCGCGCGACATCCGAATCGTGCACGGGCACAACCTGCATCACTTCTCGCCGGTCCCCGCCCTCGCCCTCAACCGGCTTCGGGAACAGAGCGGTACGACCTTGTTGCACACGTACCACAGCGTCTGGCCCGAGGATCCGTGGACAGCGCAGTTCTGCCGTTCCTGGGACGGCCACTACGTGGTGTCCGACTACCTCGCGTTCGCCTGCCGCACTCATCTCGGCATCCGGGCCCGGCGCACCTATCTGGGGATCGCCACCGACAGGTTCCGGAGTCTGCCGCCCCCGCGGAGCGACGGCCCCCACACCGTGCTCCTGCCCGCTCGTCTCATCCCCAACAAAGGCGCCGAGCTGGCTGTCCGCATGCTCGACACACTCAGGCGGACCGGCCTGAGCGTACGGCTTGTGCTGACAAGTCCTCAGGAGGTCGTCGACTGGCACGAGGAGCAGCAGGGGTTCCTCGACCGTCTCAACCGGTTGATCGACGGCCTGGGACTGCGCCCCCACGTGGACCTGGTCCCGACCCCCAAGGAACTGATGCCACGGCTCTACGCGCGTGCCCACGTCGTCGTCTACCCCTCGGACTATCCCGAGCCCCTGGGGCTGGCGCCGCTGGAGGCGATGTCCGCCGGGCGTCCCGTCGTGGTCACCGCGACCGGCGGTCTGCCGGAGGCCGTCCTGCACGACCGGACCGGGTACGTGGTGACCCCGGGCGACCTGGAACAGCTCAGTGACCGGGTACGCCGACTGCTCCTCGACCCGGCCTTGTCGAAGCGGCTGGGGCGAGAGGGGCGCAGACACGTGGAGCGCCAGTTCAACCTCGACACGTACGTCGACAAGATGTGCGCCAACTACTCCGCCCTCCTGGACGAACGCGTCGAGGGCCTGCCGCGGATCGGGTGA
- a CDS encoding MFS transporter, protein MPNTDLTRLRVALTVFFALDGFVFAGWVVRIPAIKEQTGASASTLGLALLGVSAGAVITMMLTGRLCRRFGSHPVTVVCGVLLSVSVALPPLTHSVPALGAVLLVFGAAYGGINVAFNSAAVDLVTALHRPVMPSFHAAFSLGGMVGAGLGGLVAAHLSPTHHLLALTMVGLLVTAVAGRTLLRHEPPVPPDRPRQEEHARRPLDGRTRGLVLVFGLIALCTAFGEGAMADWGALHLEQDLDAHPGVAAAGYSCFALAMTAGRLSGTALLERLGRTRTVVVGGTTAAAGMLLGALAPSVWAALLGFAVTGLGLANLFPVAVERAGALAGPSGVAIASTLGYGGMLLGPPAIGFMADWYSLPAALTSVAALAAVAAAIGFVTRRTTAD, encoded by the coding sequence GTGCCGAACACCGACCTCACCCGGCTCCGCGTCGCCCTCACCGTCTTCTTCGCCCTGGACGGCTTCGTCTTCGCCGGCTGGGTCGTCCGGATTCCGGCCATCAAGGAGCAGACGGGCGCGTCGGCGAGCACACTCGGACTCGCGCTGCTCGGAGTCTCGGCCGGTGCGGTGATCACCATGATGCTCACCGGACGCCTCTGCCGCCGCTTCGGCAGCCACCCGGTGACGGTGGTCTGCGGCGTCCTGCTGTCGGTGAGCGTCGCGCTGCCGCCGTTGACGCACTCCGTACCGGCCCTGGGCGCGGTGCTCCTGGTCTTCGGAGCGGCGTACGGCGGGATCAACGTGGCGTTCAACAGCGCGGCCGTCGATCTGGTGACCGCGCTGCACAGGCCTGTGATGCCGAGCTTCCACGCCGCCTTCAGCCTCGGCGGGATGGTCGGCGCCGGGCTCGGCGGACTGGTCGCCGCCCATCTGTCCCCCACCCACCATCTGCTCGCCCTCACCATGGTCGGCCTGCTGGTGACGGCGGTCGCGGGGCGCACCCTGCTCCGTCACGAGCCCCCGGTGCCGCCGGACCGCCCGCGACAGGAGGAACACGCCCGGCGGCCTCTCGACGGCCGTACGCGCGGACTGGTCCTCGTCTTCGGCCTCATCGCGCTCTGCACGGCGTTCGGGGAGGGCGCGATGGCCGACTGGGGCGCCCTGCACCTGGAGCAGGACCTGGACGCCCACCCGGGCGTCGCGGCCGCCGGCTACTCCTGCTTCGCCCTCGCCATGACGGCCGGCCGGCTGAGCGGAACGGCACTCCTCGAACGGCTGGGCCGGACCCGCACCGTGGTCGTGGGCGGCACGACCGCCGCGGCCGGCATGCTCCTCGGCGCGCTCGCCCCCTCGGTGTGGGCGGCACTGCTCGGCTTCGCGGTCACGGGGCTCGGCCTCGCGAACCTGTTCCCGGTCGCCGTCGAACGCGCCGGCGCGCTGGCGGGCCCGAGCGGAGTCGCGATCGCCTCCACGCTCGGATACGGCGGCATGCTCCTCGGGCCGCCCGCGATCGGCTTCATGGCGGACTGGTACTCCCTGCCGGCGGCACTCACGAGCGTGGCGGCACTCGCGGCGGTGGCCGCGGCGATCGGCTTCGTGACACGGCGTACGACGGCAGACTGA
- a CDS encoding acetylxylan esterase has translation MPAFDLPPAELENHRPAPHEPADFDAFWQATLKESGQAEPVLSVRPFDSGLRLVETWDVTFRGFAGDPVRAWYTRPAEAPRPLPAVVEYAGYGRGRGLPHERLTWAAAGYAHLLMDNRGQGDQYGCGGDTPDPHATAPSGPGPAVRGLLDPRDYHYRRLITDAVRAVAALRALPGVDGSRVAAVGNSQGGGLALAVAGLVPDLAAVLVSAPFLCGIRRALELTDAAPYGEITAYLAVHRGAEAAAYRTLSYVEGVSFARRATAPAHFGIGLRDTVCPPSGAYAAYNRYAELTGHDPLKEIHPYPFNQHEGGDAVHVRRQLTWLDGILGG, from the coding sequence GTGCCCGCATTCGATCTACCACCGGCCGAACTGGAGAACCACCGCCCCGCCCCCCACGAGCCCGCCGATTTCGACGCCTTCTGGCAGGCCACCCTGAAGGAGTCCGGGCAGGCCGAGCCGGTCCTGTCCGTGCGGCCGTTCGACAGCGGCCTGCGGCTGGTCGAGACCTGGGACGTGACCTTCCGCGGCTTCGCCGGCGACCCGGTGCGCGCCTGGTACACCCGGCCCGCCGAAGCCCCGCGACCGCTGCCGGCCGTCGTCGAGTACGCGGGGTACGGACGCGGGCGCGGACTCCCGCACGAGCGGCTCACCTGGGCGGCCGCCGGGTACGCCCATCTCCTCATGGACAACCGGGGCCAGGGCGACCAGTACGGGTGCGGCGGCGACACCCCCGACCCGCACGCCACGGCACCGAGCGGCCCGGGTCCGGCCGTACGCGGACTGCTGGACCCGCGCGACTACCACTACCGGCGCCTGATCACCGACGCGGTGCGCGCCGTCGCCGCCCTGCGCGCGCTGCCGGGGGTGGACGGCTCACGGGTGGCGGCGGTCGGCAACAGCCAGGGCGGGGGACTCGCTCTCGCCGTCGCCGGGCTCGTCCCCGACCTCGCGGCCGTACTGGTCAGCGCGCCCTTCCTGTGCGGCATCCGGCGCGCCCTCGAACTCACCGACGCCGCCCCGTACGGTGAGATCACCGCCTATCTCGCCGTGCACCGCGGCGCCGAGGCGGCTGCGTATCGCACCCTCTCCTACGTCGAGGGCGTCTCCTTCGCCCGGCGCGCGACCGCCCCCGCGCACTTCGGGATCGGTCTGCGCGACACGGTCTGCCCGCCGAGCGGCGCCTACGCCGCGTACAACCGCTACGCCGAACTCACCGGCCACGACCCCTTGAAGGAGATCCACCCCTACCCGTTCAACCAGCACGAAGGCGGCGACGCCGTCCATGTGCGCCGCCAACTCACTTGGCTCGACGGCATCCTGGGCGGCTGA
- a CDS encoding MarR family winged helix-turn-helix transcriptional regulator, with product MAAKKAEQVLVDQWRGILAVHARTLCELDRELHPHGLGASDFEVLDVLAEGAAPDGGSGYRVQEIADRVHLSQSALSRLIGRLEKDGLVTRGMCPEDRRGVQVCLTPKGRALRDEVLPVQRAVLTRMLAGDAAECG from the coding sequence ATGGCGGCGAAGAAGGCCGAGCAAGTGCTCGTGGACCAGTGGCGCGGGATTCTCGCGGTGCATGCGCGTACGTTGTGCGAGCTCGACCGCGAGTTGCACCCGCATGGTCTGGGCGCCAGTGACTTCGAGGTGCTCGACGTGCTGGCCGAGGGTGCCGCGCCGGACGGCGGCAGCGGCTACCGCGTGCAGGAGATCGCCGACCGCGTCCATCTCAGTCAGAGCGCCCTGTCCCGGCTGATCGGCCGCCTGGAGAAGGACGGCCTCGTGACGCGCGGGATGTGCCCGGAGGACCGGCGCGGCGTGCAGGTGTGCCTCACCCCGAAGGGCCGCGCCCTGCGTGACGAGGTGCTGCCGGTGCAGCGCGCGGTGCTGACGCGGATGCTGGCGGGCGACGCGGCCGAGTGCGGCTGA